Proteins encoded together in one Penaeus vannamei isolate JL-2024 chromosome 41, ASM4276789v1, whole genome shotgun sequence window:
- the LOC138860491 gene encoding hepatitis A virus cellular receptor 1-like, whose product MCYSRLLVSKSRFSAAERPNRRLCCLILLPDLCTIKTTAITATTSTIIIITSTITQLLTTNDNNYHNYLYCKNDIYSSYKHDSDDHTNPISSSTTAITATITTLSITTTTFATMIVPVTTATTAAIIITKTTIAAATRTTTTTNRATTRLPH is encoded by the exons ATGTGTTACAGTCGACTACTGGTGTCAAAGAGTCGTTTTTCTGCCGCAGAACGACCAAATAGACGACTCTGCTGTCTCATA CTTTTGCCAGATCTTTGTACCATAAAGACGACCGCCATAACAGCGACGACTTcaacgataattatcataactagtaCAATAACACAGCTACTAACCACTAACGACAATAACTACCACAACTACCTCTACTGCAAGAACGACATCTATAGTAGCTACAAGCACGACAGCGACGACCACACCAACCCAATATCGTCGTCTACCACAGCGATTACTGCAACGATAACCACCTTATCTATAACAACTACCACTTTTGCTACGATGATTGTCCCTGTCACAACAGCGACTACCGCAGCCATAATTATCACAAAAACGACTATCGCAGCTGCCACAAGAACTACCACAACAACCAATAGAGCAACTACACGACTACCACATTAG